In Phycisphaerales bacterium, the sequence GCGTAGGGGGCCCGCGACCCGCCCGCACGCTTTGCCCCGAAGAACTCCTCCTCGGGGGCGTGGGGCGTTACCCTGTCAGGATATGCGGGTACTGCCCTCCACAGTTCACAGTTTCCGGAGCAACGCGGAGTGGAAGATCTTTGACCTCCTGCAGGCGACGGATCTGGGGCCGAAAGCTCTCGCCCTGCACTCGCTGAACCTCTCTGCCACTGCTCAAGTACTTGTCGCCCCGTGCGGGTTGTCGGGCAAAGGTGATTGACGACTCATACCGTTCGCCGAGGTACCGATGAAACCCAGTCGCAGAATCACATCGATACGCACGAGAGCGGCTGCTGCCAGCCCGACACTGCCCGGACAGGAGCCGAGCGACGACCGTGATTTGGCACCGCCCCACGCGGCGGCGCTGGCGGAGAGCCTTCGGGCCTTCGGGTACGACTTGGCGACAGCACTCGCAGATCTCGCGGATAACAGTCTATTTCATCATTGTCGCACGCTTCGCATTCACTTTCATTGGGCGGGAGAATCCTCCGCGATCGCAACGGCGGATGATGGCGACGGCATGGACGAACCGACGCTGATCGATGCGATGCGAGTCGGGAGCCGGAATCCAAGGGAGCATCGAGACCCGCGTGATCTTGGTCGCTTCGGGCTGGGCTTGAAGACGGCGTCGTTTTCGCAGGGGCGTCGAGTGACCGTGTTTTCGCGGCGAAGTGGTGGCGTTCAGATTGTCCGTTGCTGGGATCTCGATCACATCGCAGAAACAAACGAGTGGCGGTTGCTACGACAGCCTTCTGCGCTAGCTGCAACGCTCGCCGAACAGCTGGCCGATCCGAAGCATGGCACCGTCGTTGTCTGGGAGAAGCTCGACCGCCTGACTGCCGGAACCGTCATGGAGGATGATTCGGATGAAGATGCCTTTCTACGGCAGGCAGAGTACGTCGGCAAACACTTCGCGGCGGTCTTCCACCGGCTCATGACGGGAAAACACGCAGTGTCGATGTCCCTCAACGGAAGCCCTATCAAGCCCTGGGACCCGTTCCTGGCCGATGAGTCGGCGACGCAACGGCTTGCGGTCGAACATCTCAGATTCCAAGGTCATCCCATCGAGGTGGAGCCGTTTGTTCTTCCACACTTGTCCAAGCTGGATGCGGAAGCCCATCGCTCGGCAAGCGGCTTGCGGGGCTGGAACGCGCATCAGGGGTTCTACATCTATCGCAATTCTCGATTGCTCGTGCCCGGCGACTGGCTGGGGATCAAAGGATGGCGACAGGAGGAGCACTACAAACTTGCTCGCATCCGAGTGGACTTGCCGAACGCACTGGACCACGAGTGGGAGATTGATGTCACAAAATCCCGTGCGCGACCCCCGGAGAAGCTGCGAAGGGAGTTGGCTCGGATTGGTGAAAGGACGCGCAGCGTTGCAAAGCGAGTCTACTCGCATCGAGGCGCGAAGCTCCTCCCAGCTTTGGGGCACGAGCGAGTCTTCCTTTGGGAACAGACCGCCAAGCACAACCAAGTCTTCTACCGCCTCAACCGCGACCATCCGCTCGTGAAGCGGGTACGGTTGGCTTGCAATGATGTTCCGATGTTGACTGCCCTCCTGCGGCTCATTGAGGAGACGATTCCCGTGCCGCTGATCACGACGACTGACCGGGAGATGCCGGACCGGACGATTGGACCATTCGAGGCGGCAAAAGAGTCTGAGATTGTAGAGGTCATGCGTCATGTGTTTGCGGCACTCATGGCGGGTGGCTTGTCTAGGGCTGATGCACTGTTGCGGCTGGCCCACATCGAGCCATTCGGTAGTTTCCCTCAACTTCTGCAAGTCCTTCAAGAGGAACGTCCACAGTGAACGAAGCATTCAATCACGCGAGAGTGCTGGCAGTGACGCTGCTCAACCTCCAGCAGGCACGGACTCCGGATGTCATCCGCGCACAGGTAGCGCTTGCGGCCCAGACCACGCGCGCCGCTGGCAAAGGTGAAGTGGACGCCGAGGCGTTGGTCGCGCAGCTGATGCACGAAGCGAACGTGTATGTACCTGACGCAACTATGATGGACGACCCCACGGATCACATCGAATGGCTTCCCGCAAGTCGCGGAAGCATCGAATGGAAATTCTGGAATCGGTACAAAGCGTTTCTCGAGCAGGAGAAGCAGCTTCCAGAACCGGCTGTAATCTCACTGAGCAAGCTCACCGATGAAATCCTTGGGAAACTGGAGCAGCCTGAACGAAGCGCGCCTTGGGACTGTCGCGGCATGGTTGTTGGCAGCGTCCAATCTGGCAAGACGGCCAACTACTGTGGACTGATCTGTAAGGCCATCGATGCCGGGTACCGGCTTGTTGTGGTACTAGCGGGCATGCACAACAACTTGCGCAGTCAAACCCAGTATCGCCTTGACGAGGGTGTGTTAGGGCTCGACAGTCAAAAGGACCGGCAGCTCGATCAAGGCAACAGCCTTCTTGGTGTGGGAAAGCTGTTCGGGCAACCCTTGGCGATCCACTCCCTTACCAGCAGCTTCGAGGACGGAGACTTCCGAGCGCCCAAGGCCGATACGAACGTCACCATTGGTGGCGACCCTGTGATTCTCGTCATCAAGAAGAATGGGAGCGTGCTGCGCAACCTGCTCAGGTGGGTTCTCCATGTTCGGGGTGTGGACGCGCCCGACGGCAAGCGGAAGATCATCCGTGGAATACCGCTGCTAGTGATTGACGACGAGGCCGACAACGCGTCAATCAACACCAAGGACCGTCGGGGCAAGCCCGCCGACGAGGCTGACGTGACCGCAATAAATGGTCGAATCCGGGAGCTCTTGGACGCATTTGAGAAAAGCGCCTACGTCGGCTATACCGCGACTCCCTTCGCCAACATCTTTATCAATCCGGATGCCGAAACGCCCAAACATGGAGAGGATCTCTTTCCTCGCAGCTTCATCTTGAACGTGTCGCCGCCATCGAACTACGTCAGTCCTTCACGAGTGTTCGGACTTGACGGCGATCCAGATTCTGGAATCGAATCGAAGCAGGAGTTGCCGCTCGCACGGATCGTGGATGACTACGCGGATGCCTTTCCGCCAAAGCACAAGAAGGACCTGATTGTCCACGAACTGCCTGGCTCGCTCAAGCACGCACTGCACAGCTTTGTTCTTGTGTGTGCGGCCCGCAGAGCGCGCGGACAGACAGCGGTCCACAACTCCATGCTCGTTCACGTGACTCGCTTCGTAGACGTTCAGCATCAGGTTGCGCAACTGATCCTCGGACAGGTAGAGTCCATGAGGTTACGACTGACTATGGGTGAGGGTGAGCGGCGTCCGACGTTGATTTCAGAGCTTGAACGGATATGGCATGAAGACTTCGAGCCCACGAGCGAAGCGATCCGTCGCGGTTCTCCCGACGAACACCTGCCACTCGTGTCATGGTCGCAGGTCGCGGCAGAACTGCCTGAGGCAGTGGCGCGAATGGAGGTGAAGGAAATCAACGGACACGCGACTGATGCCCTCGACTACGTCGCGCATCGACAGGGCTTTACGGTTGTCGCTGTTGGCGGAGACAAGCTCTCGCGAGGTCTCACGCTTGAGGGGCTCTCGGTGAGCTACTTCCTTCGCGCGTCGCAGATGTACGACACTCTCATGCAGATGGGGCGCTGGTTCGGCTACCGTCCTGGCTATCTTGATCTGTGCCGCTTGTTCACAACGGATGATCTTCGCCGCTGGTACAGACACATCGCGCTCGCTGAGGTCGAGCTGCGCCGCGAGTTCGACCGCATGAAGGCCGCAGGGCTGACGCCAAAGCGCTATGGCTTGCGCGTTCGGCAGCATCCAGGTGGGCTACTGGTGACTGCGATGAACAAGATGTCGCACGCTCAAACACAGAGGCTTTCATATGCGGGCCAACTCGTTCAGACTGCTCACTTTGTTACTGCCGTGGATGTTGTACGCAACAATATGGAGGTCGTGAGCAGGTTCCTCAACGGGCTTGGAGGTCCGCAGACTGCAAAGCCACCAAGTGCTGGTGCTTGGCTATGGCAATCGGTAAGGTCCGAGCTGCTCGTTGACGGTTTGCTTCGTGACTTCTCGGTGGCGTCCGAGGTCTGGCGCTTTCAGAAACCAGAGATGATCGAGTTCATCCGACGGCAGGCCGCCAACGGCGAACTCGTGAACTGGACAGTCGCGCTCGTGGACACGGACGGCAACGCGGGATCGTGTGAACTGGCCGGGTGCCGGGCTGGCAAGGCAGAGCGCAAGCCAGAAGAAGGCTCGTGGGATGATGACAAGCCGCCATTCCTCTACAGGGCTCGCAACGCGAATATCCAGAGCCCGGCCCATCAAGCCCTTGACTTGACCGAACTCACTTTCGACGGAGCGATGCTTGCACACCTCTTGGCAAAGCGGACCGACGAGAACGGCGGGTTGCTCTTCAACGCTGACGAAGCGGCGTTGCTGCGGGGGTGTCTGGATCAGAGAGCAACGCTGCGTCAGGCAGCCGAACGCCTGTCTATGCACCGAAAGCCACCAGTAGAAACGAGCGAGAGCAAGCGTGCCCGCATCAACGGTGAAGTGGCCCGACAGTTGCGCCCTAGCACTCATGGTCTCCTGTTGATTTATCCGGTGGTACCCACCGAAGGAAGATGGCCGCAAAACGAGCCGCCATTCATGGGACTGGCCTTTAGTTTTCCATCGAGCCATACCGCGAGAGCGGTGGAATACCGAGTGAATCGGGTGTGGCAAGACACGTTCCAGGACAGAGACTATGCCGACGAAGATTAATGACCTGTGGGCAGCGATGGACCGGGACATCGCCACCGGCGAGAGCGCTATAGGCGGCTGGCTGCTGCGCCTGGCGCGACCGACAGCGGACTGCCCACTGTTTGCGGCCATCGATCTGGCATCGCGGCGGCGCGCCGTTCTGCTTCGTCTGCCTGTCGAATCGATTCCCTCAAGACGGCGATGGCCGCGCTGCAAAGGGCTAGAGCCGCTGACCTTGAAACTTGATGGATGTGAGCACTTTGGCGTAACTCTGAAAGAAGAGCGCTTCACCGACGTGTTTTCCGCGCTGGCCGAGGATCTGGCCAGACGTATTTCAGAAGCGCTTACCCCGGCCGATCAAGCCCGCGCGTTCTTGGGGCAACTGTCACGCTGGCAGAAGTTCCTGACGGCGTCGTCGGATGGACTCACCGACGAGGCACAGCGAGGCCTGTGGGGCGAACTCCGGTGTCTGCGAGAACGCCTGTTGCCCGCTCTCGGATTCCCAGCGGTCTTCGGTTGGAAAGGACCCGAGCACGCACACCAGGACTTTCAGTTTGCAAGTGGGGCGATAGAGGTCAAGACGACTCTTGCGAAGCAGCCCCAAGTCGTGCGCATCACCAGCGAACGACAACTTGACGACATCGCCTGGCCGACTCTGCTTCTGCACGTCATTGCCTTGGATGTGCGTGACGGCAGCGGCGAGACACTACCAGGTATGGTCGCGTCACTGCGAGCCAAACTGAAGGCAGACCCAGCAGCGCAGGATCAGTTTGAGGATCGCCTGCTCTTGGCAGGATATCTCGAGGCGCACACAGGGCGCTATGCCGAACGCGGTTACCTCGTTCGGTCGGAGGTGAGTCTGCATGTGCGACGTGGCTTCCCGATGCTGACTGAGCGCGACTTGCCAGCAGGCGTCGGTGATGTCAGCTACGGATTGGCGGTCGCCGCGTGCAAGGCATATTCAATAAGCGAGACATCGCTCGACAAGCGGTTAGTCGAGATGACCACCGTCATCAAGCGGCGGAAACGGAGGACTAATGGCTGAAGGGTTGACCCATCTTGAGCAATTCGCACACGACCTTCATCAGGAGGTGCAGGTCAAGGCGGGAAATGACGCGAACCCGCAGATGCGGGAGGACGCCTTCACTGAGCTGGTGCTGGAGCTGTTGAACGAGCACAACGAATCTGACGGTGCCGAGGTGTGCTATCACGCGACCGGCGGGCGCGGCCGACTTCCCGCGGCAAAGGTGAACGCGTGGTCACTGTCCGGAGATGGGGCGACGCTCGACCTGTTCGTTGTGCTTTATCACGGCACCGGTTGCCCGGAACCGGTGCCACGCAGCGCCGTCGTCGATCACTTCAAACTACTTCGGGGGTTTCTGCGGCGGGCTAGGGATGGGTTTCATGTGCAGATGGAGGAATCGCATGAGTCCTTCGAGGCTGCCAGGCGCATCTGCGATGGCAAGGACACACTGACGACGGTGCGATTGTTCCTGCTGACCGACGGCGTCGTGAAGTCTTTGGAGATTGACCAAGAACAGCTGCCCGGGCTTGAAGTGCGGTATGTGCTTTGGGATCTGGAAAAGCTCAGCCGACTGCGCGTAGGACACCGCGAGATCATCAGTCTGGACTTCGTGAACGATTACGGCGGTGCGATTCCATGCCTTCAGATGGCGGACTGCACTGGCGAGTATCGTACATTTCTCGCGTTTCTGCAGGCTCCGCTACTCGCTCGCATCTACGGCGAGCACGGTCAACGCCTGCTGGAACGCAACGTGCGGGCATTCTTGCAGGCCAAGGGAAAGATCAACAAGGGACTGCAGCAGACTCTGCGTGAAGAGCCTCACCGGTTTCTTGCCTACAACAACGGTTTGTGCTGTACGGCGGCAGAGGTCAAACTGCAGGCGGGTCGAGATGGTCACGCCATGCTCGAGCGGGTAAGTGACTTCCAGATTGTAAACGGCGGACAGACTACAGCGTCGATTTTTCATGCGTTGAAGAAGGAGAAGGTTGATATCTCGCAGGTCGTTGTGCAAGTGAAACTGACGGTTCTGAGCGATGCGAAGAAGGTCTCCGAGATCGTCCCACTGATTTCCAAGTACGCCAATAGCCAGAACAAGGTCAACGGCGCAGATTTGTCTGCCAGCGGGCAATTCCATCGGCACCTCGAAAATCTATCCCGCACTGTCTGGTCTCCGCCGATGTCCGGCATGGACCGGGGGTCGCACTGGTACTACGAGCGAGCGCGTGGCTCATACTTGGACGACAAGGCTCGCCAAGGGACTCCCGCTCGCCAGAAGGACTGGGCAGCAAACAATCCGCCGGAGCGCAAATTCACGAAGACGGATTTGGCGAAGTACGAGCATTCGTGGATTGGCGTGCCTCACCTCGTTTGTCGGGGTGCTGAAAAAAACTTCCTGGCGTTCGCTGAGCGGTTGGAGGATGAAGGTGAGCCGTCAGTGGACTTGAACTACTTCAAGCAAACCATTGCAAAGGCCATTCTGTTTCGGACGGCAGAGAAACTGTTCACCTCACTGGACTTGGAGGGGTACCGCGCGAACTCCGTGGCGTATGCCGTCGCGTGGCTCTCGCTGCGTTCGGCGCACCGCATCAACCTCGATCGCATCTGGGACGAGCAACGCGTTCCGCAGCTTACACAGGACTGCCTGAGGGCTGCATGTCAGGCTGCGTATGAGCACATTACGAAAACGGGCGGCAACGTTGGTGAATGGTCAAAGAAATCGGAATGCTGGGACTTGTTCCGAGACCAAGAAATCAACGCGCCAGGCAACTGGGAGGCGGAGTGGGCAGCGAACCCGTTTGTCACACTGACCACGCGACCAGATTCGGCGGCTGACGATTGGGATCGTGTTCGCCAGCAGTTCGTCTCCGACACTAGGACTATCGGCGAACTGGAGGCGCTCACCGGACGGCAGTGGATGGCGAGGTATCGCGGCGAGGAAGTGCGTACCTATGCCGTCCGAGGGTGGTCGGGATTGAAGGGTGCAGGCGGTCGCAGACTGAAGAACCTACGCGACCTGATCGACCTGCTCGCTGCCGCCGCTCAGCTCAGCGGGATGCCCTTCGGGGTTCCATCAATCACCGATGACATGGTGGTGCAGGGCCGCACCGCGAAACTCAGGGATCTCACGGATGAATCTGAGCAAGTCGTCCGTCTGGTTGACGAGGTTGCCGACCAGTCAGAAGACGACGGCATCATGTGTGTGAGCGCGAAGAGCCCGTTGGGTAAGGCGATGCTCCATCGGCGAATCGGCGAGACAATTCAGGTGCATGCGCCGGGCGGAGTAGTCAGTTATCGAATCGACCACGTTCAGTGATACGACATCGCGAGCGTTCGGCGTCCGTTCTTCGACGCGATGTCAACCAGATAACGATCGCCCGAAACCCCCTTGGCGGCCTGGATTCGACGGTTTGAACCCGTTCCGATCGGGAGCTTCAATGGCCGCGTCCAAAGAACGCGGCCCTGTTCGTTTACGGATCGGGGGTCGGGCCGGGCATCGGGAGCCCCTGCAATCCGCGTTGGAAATCGAGGGTTGGGCGGAGGGTCCGCCCGACCGAGAGCGCTCTCTGGTTCGGCCCGCTGGCCAACGGGCCTTGGCGAGACGTGGGGGCGGCGGCACTTTCGGGCCGAGACTCTCGGCGGGCGGGAGAGAGTCCGGCGGTCTGGTTTACGGCGGCCGCTGAGTCGGGCCTTGATGATGGGCGTTTCGTTTCGGGCGGACCTGTCAGGGCCTGAGGATGTCCAGTCCGGCCCGGTCCGCTTCGTGAAAGGCGGTCAAACGGAACTTGGCCCGCAGCATGGACGCGTGGTCCAGGCTCGCCTGACGGTCGTAGATCTCATAGGCATCAGCATCGGTGACGACCACGAGCGGGGCACCATTGCGGCTGGCATATTCGAATGCCTGACGGAGCGCAGAGTCGCGGTCAGGCTCTGAGCGCAGGGAGGTCTTGACTTCAATGACGAACCGCGGCTTCAACACTCGTTCGTAGAGGTGCTCGAGCACATCGTGCACGCGCGAGCCGAGGAAAGTGGCGATCTGCTCTGGCGGCTCGGGCAGCTCCACCTTTGCGATGTACCGGTAGAAGTACTTCCGCGAGCAATGGCGGAAGCACTCGATCCGGCTGTGGGAATAGGTGGGCATCGGAAGAGGCGGATTGTATTGCCCGGGGAGTATCTGTGAGGGGTGTCCTAGGCTCAGCCGTGGCCAAACGACCCGATCCAACATCGACGGAGTGGGGCGAGCGTCTGCGTGGTCTTGCCGTGCTGCTCCCGGTGTTCAGCGCCCCCGGCACAGATCCGGATACCGCGATCAGCGCGCTGAGTGATGTGGCGTACCGCTTGGGATGGGTGCTGACGGACTTCGACTGGTCAAAGTGGGCGCACGGGCCAGAGTGCCAGATGCTCGTGGAAGACCCCGCGAACGTCGCCTCAGCCGATCCACTGACATTGGCTCGCCTCCTCACGGCTCACCTCCGGCAGGACCGCTTCTGCGAGGGACATCTCTTGGCGGCGTTTGAGGATGGACACTTGACGGCCATCGTGCGTCGGGCTGCAGACCTGCTCGGTGCGCGTGAAGGAGCGTCGGCGCGGGAGCAGCGGGGAGAGGCATCTGTCACGCTCTTCACCCGCTACATCGGCATCGACTATTCCGGTGCCCAGACGCCGACGTCGAGCCTGCCGGGGCTTCGGGTATACATGGCCGGTCGGGATGCCACCCCGGCCGAGGTACGGCCAATGCACGGGCCGAAGAAGCACTGGACCCGCCGAGGCGTGGCGGAGTGGCTGGTCGCCCGACTCTTGGGGAATGAGCCCGCCATCGTCGGCATCGACCACGGCTTCTCTTTCCCGATCAAGTACTTCGATCAGCACGGCCTGCCGCACGACTGGCATGCATTCCTCGACGACTTCCACCGCCATTGGCCGACCGATGGCGACAACACCTACGTCGATTTCGTGCGCGACGGGAATGTCGGCCGTGGCTCGGAGAGGATGGGAGACCGGCGCTGGAAGCGGCTGACGGAGGTCCGAGCCGGCGGGGCGAAATCGGTCTTCCACTTCGACGTGCAGGGGTCGGTTGCCAAGTCGACTCACGCAGGCCTGCCTTGGCTCAGGTATGTCCGCGAACGGCTCCCCGGCCGCGTCCACTTCTGGCCGTTCGACGGCTGGATGCCGCCGCCGGGGCGGTCGGTCGTGGCCG encodes:
- a CDS encoding AIPR family protein translates to MAEGLTHLEQFAHDLHQEVQVKAGNDANPQMREDAFTELVLELLNEHNESDGAEVCYHATGGRGRLPAAKVNAWSLSGDGATLDLFVVLYHGTGCPEPVPRSAVVDHFKLLRGFLRRARDGFHVQMEESHESFEAARRICDGKDTLTTVRLFLLTDGVVKSLEIDQEQLPGLEVRYVLWDLEKLSRLRVGHREIISLDFVNDYGGAIPCLQMADCTGEYRTFLAFLQAPLLARIYGEHGQRLLERNVRAFLQAKGKINKGLQQTLREEPHRFLAYNNGLCCTAAEVKLQAGRDGHAMLERVSDFQIVNGGQTTASIFHALKKEKVDISQVVVQVKLTVLSDAKKVSEIVPLISKYANSQNKVNGADLSASGQFHRHLENLSRTVWSPPMSGMDRGSHWYYERARGSYLDDKARQGTPARQKDWAANNPPERKFTKTDLAKYEHSWIGVPHLVCRGAEKNFLAFAERLEDEGEPSVDLNYFKQTIAKAILFRTAEKLFTSLDLEGYRANSVAYAVAWLSLRSAHRINLDRIWDEQRVPQLTQDCLRAACQAAYEHITKTGGNVGEWSKKSECWDLFRDQEINAPGNWEAEWAANPFVTLTTRPDSAADDWDRVRQQFVSDTRTIGELEALTGRQWMARYRGEEVRTYAVRGWSGLKGAGGRRLKNLRDLIDLLAAAAQLSGMPFGVPSITDDMVVQGRTAKLRDLTDESEQVVRLVDEVADQSEDDGIMCVSAKSPLGKAMLHRRIGETIQVHAPGGVVSYRIDHVQ
- a CDS encoding PD-(D/E)XK motif protein; translation: MPTKINDLWAAMDRDIATGESAIGGWLLRLARPTADCPLFAAIDLASRRRAVLLRLPVESIPSRRRWPRCKGLEPLTLKLDGCEHFGVTLKEERFTDVFSALAEDLARRISEALTPADQARAFLGQLSRWQKFLTASSDGLTDEAQRGLWGELRCLRERLLPALGFPAVFGWKGPEHAHQDFQFASGAIEVKTTLAKQPQVVRITSERQLDDIAWPTLLLHVIALDVRDGSGETLPGMVASLRAKLKADPAAQDQFEDRLLLAGYLEAHTGRYAERGYLVRSEVSLHVRRGFPMLTERDLPAGVGDVSYGLAVAACKAYSISETSLDKRLVEMTTVIKRRKRRTNG
- a CDS encoding Z1 domain-containing protein, translated to MNEAFNHARVLAVTLLNLQQARTPDVIRAQVALAAQTTRAAGKGEVDAEALVAQLMHEANVYVPDATMMDDPTDHIEWLPASRGSIEWKFWNRYKAFLEQEKQLPEPAVISLSKLTDEILGKLEQPERSAPWDCRGMVVGSVQSGKTANYCGLICKAIDAGYRLVVVLAGMHNNLRSQTQYRLDEGVLGLDSQKDRQLDQGNSLLGVGKLFGQPLAIHSLTSSFEDGDFRAPKADTNVTIGGDPVILVIKKNGSVLRNLLRWVLHVRGVDAPDGKRKIIRGIPLLVIDDEADNASINTKDRRGKPADEADVTAINGRIRELLDAFEKSAYVGYTATPFANIFINPDAETPKHGEDLFPRSFILNVSPPSNYVSPSRVFGLDGDPDSGIESKQELPLARIVDDYADAFPPKHKKDLIVHELPGSLKHALHSFVLVCAARRARGQTAVHNSMLVHVTRFVDVQHQVAQLILGQVESMRLRLTMGEGERRPTLISELERIWHEDFEPTSEAIRRGSPDEHLPLVSWSQVAAELPEAVARMEVKEINGHATDALDYVAHRQGFTVVAVGGDKLSRGLTLEGLSVSYFLRASQMYDTLMQMGRWFGYRPGYLDLCRLFTTDDLRRWYRHIALAEVELRREFDRMKAAGLTPKRYGLRVRQHPGGLLVTAMNKMSHAQTQRLSYAGQLVQTAHFVTAVDVVRNNMEVVSRFLNGLGGPQTAKPPSAGAWLWQSVRSELLVDGLLRDFSVASEVWRFQKPEMIEFIRRQAANGELVNWTVALVDTDGNAGSCELAGCRAGKAERKPEEGSWDDDKPPFLYRARNANIQSPAHQALDLTELTFDGAMLAHLLAKRTDENGGLLFNADEAALLRGCLDQRATLRQAAERLSMHRKPPVETSESKRARINGEVARQLRPSTHGLLLIYPVVPTEGRWPQNEPPFMGLAFSFPSSHTARAVEYRVNRVWQDTFQDRDYADED
- a CDS encoding ATP-binding protein, with the protein product MKPSRRITSIRTRAAAASPTLPGQEPSDDRDLAPPHAAALAESLRAFGYDLATALADLADNSLFHHCRTLRIHFHWAGESSAIATADDGDGMDEPTLIDAMRVGSRNPREHRDPRDLGRFGLGLKTASFSQGRRVTVFSRRSGGVQIVRCWDLDHIAETNEWRLLRQPSALAATLAEQLADPKHGTVVVWEKLDRLTAGTVMEDDSDEDAFLRQAEYVGKHFAAVFHRLMTGKHAVSMSLNGSPIKPWDPFLADESATQRLAVEHLRFQGHPIEVEPFVLPHLSKLDAEAHRSASGLRGWNAHQGFYIYRNSRLLVPGDWLGIKGWRQEEHYKLARIRVDLPNALDHEWEIDVTKSRARPPEKLRRELARIGERTRSVAKRVYSHRGAKLLPALGHERVFLWEQTAKHNQVFYRLNRDHPLVKRVRLACNDVPMLTALLRLIEETIPVPLITTTDREMPDRTIGPFEAAKESEIVEVMRHVFAALMAGGLSRADALLRLAHIEPFGSFPQLLQVLQEERPQ
- a CDS encoding PD-(D/E)XK nuclease family protein, with the protein product MPTYSHSRIECFRHCSRKYFYRYIAKVELPEPPEQIATFLGSRVHDVLEHLYERVLKPRFVIEVKTSLRSEPDRDSALRQAFEYASRNGAPLVVVTDADAYEIYDRQASLDHASMLRAKFRLTAFHEADRAGLDILRP